A genomic region of Arvicola amphibius chromosome X, mArvAmp1.2, whole genome shotgun sequence contains the following coding sequences:
- the LOC119804250 gene encoding melanoma-associated antigen B3-like, which produces MPRGQKSKLHAREKRSQARGEAQACRGAQEPAEETLEAAEESSAASQSQPGAESSSTLKAPQKAAPSALTALSICSSESEESFYEEYDTYKKECLFEANPCNNCLHQDLIAKKVVAVLRCLLHNYYMKQPSSKEEMLKIITKKYENDFPEIFRKASEKLEEAFAVEVREVNSSEPSYNLISKLKLPNNGRIRAGKGLPKTGFLMSVLSIIFISGNCASEEDMWKILKKRQIYPGKKHHIFGEPRKLMTQYFVKLKYLEYRQVANSDPPRYEFLWGPQAYAEINKIKILEFLAKINKTTPSAIADIYFKSLKNEQERAEAQDEGGSDTTDSASGDSPVKLPGSSSILFDV; this is translated from the coding sequence ATGCCTCGTGGTCAGAAGAGTAAGCTTCATGCCCGAGAGAAACGCTCCCAAGCCCGAGGTGAGGCTCAGGCTTGCAGAGGTGCTCAGGAACCAGCAGAGGAAACCCTGGAGGCAGCAGAAGAGTCCTCTGCTGCCTCCCAGAGCCAGCCTGGGGCTGAGTCTTCAAGCACTCTCAAGGCTCCTCAAAAAGCAGCCCCATCTGCCTTAACTGCTCTGAGTATTTGTTCCTCTGAATCAGAAGAAAGTTTCTATGAGGAATATGATACATACAAAAAAGAATGCCTGTTTGAGGCCAATCCCTGCAACAACTGCCTGCACCAAGATCTGATAGCCAAAAAGGTGGTGGCGGTCTTACGGTGCTTGCTCCACAACTACTATATGAAGCAGCCTAGTAGCAAGGAAGAAATGCTGAAGATTATCACCAAGAAGTATGAAAATGACTTCCCTGAGATCTTCAGGAAAGCCTCCGAGAAGCTCGAGGAAGCCTTTGCAGTGGAAGTGAGGGAAGTCAACTCCAGTGAGCCCTCATACAACCTCATCAGCAAGCTGAAGCTCCCCAACAATGGGAGGATTCGTGCTGGCAAAGGCTTACCCAAGACTGGTTTCCTGATGAGTGTCCTGAGTATCATCTTCATTAGTGGCAATTGTGCCAGTGAAGAAGACATGTGGAAAATCCTGAAGAAGAGGCAGATCTATCCAGGGAAGAAACACCACATCTTTGGTGAGCCCCGGAAGCTCATGACCCAGTATTTTGTGAAGCTGAAGTACCTGGAGTACCGGCAGGTGGCCAACAGTGATCCTCCACGCTATGAGTTCCTGTGGGGTCCCCAAGCCTATGctgaaataaataagataaaaatcctGGAATTTTTGGccaagataaacaaaacaacacctaGTGCCATTGCTGACATttacttcaagtctttgaaaaatgAGCAAGAACGAGCAGAAGCCCAAGATGAAGGTGGTTCTGATACCACTGACTCTGCTAGTGGAGATTCCCCAGTAAAATTACCAGGAAGTTCTTCCATCCTTTTTGATGTTTGA